A section of the Phaseolus vulgaris cultivar G19833 chromosome 8, P. vulgaris v2.0, whole genome shotgun sequence genome encodes:
- the LOC137824096 gene encoding AP-1 complex subunit sigma-1 yields the protein MIQFVLLISRQGKVRLTKWYSPYSQKERNKAIREISGLVLTRAPKLCNFVEWRGHKVVYKRYASLYFCMCMDEEDNELEVLEIIHHFVEILDRYFGSVCELDLIFNFHKAYYILDELLIAGELQESSKKTIARLIAAQDSLVETAKEEASSLSNIISQATK from the exons ATG ATACAATTTGTGCTGCTCATTAGTCGTCAAGGGAAGGTCAGGCTCACAAAATGGTATTCTCCTTACTCGCAGAAGGAGAGAAATAAG GCTATCCGTGAGATCAGTGGATTGGTTCTTACACGTGCTCCCAAGCTCTGTAATTTTGTAGAATGGCGGGGACATAAAGTTGTTTATAAAAG ATATGCAAGTCTTTATTTCTGCATGTGTATGGATGAGGAAGACAACGAATTAGAAGTCCTTGAAATAATTCATCATTTTGTAGAGATTCTTGATCGGTATTTTGGCAGT GTCTGTGAACTGGACTTGATATTCAATTTCCACAAG GCCTATTATATACTTGATGAACTTCTCATTGCTGGCGAGCTTCAGGAGTCAAGCAAGAAAACTATTGCACGGTTAATAGCTGCACAG GATTCATTGGTGGAGACTGCCAAGGAGGAAGCTAGTTCATTAAGTAATATAATTTCCCAAGCCACTAAGTGA